From Anopheles funestus chromosome 3RL, idAnoFuneDA-416_04, whole genome shotgun sequence, a single genomic window includes:
- the LOC125769564 gene encoding uncharacterized protein LOC125769564 → MPDIRPLSAELAKKAADELFEKPERIDEDLAALRAWLAKSPYIKSRTDDQFLTMFLRGSKHSLERAKEKLDMYYTVRTALPELMRNRDPEETKMMELIKLGAAVPLPNTVTPDGPRIILVRPGTYDPSKYTIQEVFRYNTMMADIMMKEDDNLIVAGQMGILDLSNCTMAHFLQFSPTFVKKATMWSQEGSPLRQKGFHYVNTPSGFEMVYNMFKSFLNEKNRSRLFVHGSNLESLYEHIPKSMLPAEYGGDAGPIQTIVDNWAKKIISYKEYFKEEDLYGTEEKKRPGRPKNADNLFGLEGSFRKLEVVSKVRSELITCRKWRYPIRSGYWSLRPSCKLSVANHHRWELQGRVCVCVCVFSGCVTLTMVNLRPISASLHEKAKRELNEKPERIDEDLAALRQWLARTPHIRSRIDDQFLVTFLRGCKYSLERAKEKIDMFYSVRTAIPELMRNRDPDKARTREIVRLGVGLPLPLTDGPDAPRIMLIRPGVYNPKQYTIEEVIKVSTMINDILMLEDDNMVIAGQVGILDLANVTSAHFLQFTPTFVKKMTMMSQEGSPLRQKGFHYINTPTGFETVFNMFKSFMSEKNRSRLYVHGSNLDKLYQHIPKRLLPKEYGGESSSLQEITATWEKKILSYREYFLEEDQYGTDERKRVGKAKTAESLFGMEGSFRKLEVD, encoded by the exons ATGCCGGACATTAGGCCACTGTCTGCCGAGTTGGCAAAGAAGGCGGCGGACGAGCTGTTCGAGAAGCCGGAACGCATCGATGAGGATTTGGCCGCGTTGCGGGCCTGGTTGGCCAAGAGCCCGTACATCAAATCTCGTACCGATGATCAATTTCTGACGATGTTCCTGCGCGGTTCCAAGCACAGTCTCGAGCGGGCCAAGGAAAAGCTGGACATGTACTACACGGTACGGACGGCTCTGCCAGAGCTGATGCGGAACCGTGACCCGGAGGAAACGAAGATGATGGAGCTGATCAAGCTGGGTGCGGCCGTACCACTGCCAAACACGGTAACACCGGACGGACCGCGAATTATTCTGGTGCGCCCAGGTACGTACGATCCGAGCAAGTACACCATCCAGGAGGTGTTCCGGTACAACACCATGATGGCTGATATTATGATGAAGGAGGATGACAATCTGATTGTCGCTGGGCAG ATGGGCATTCTGGATCTTTCCAACTGCACCATGGCCCATTTCCTGCAGTTCAGTCCTACGTTCGTGAAGAAAGCCACCATGTGGAGTCAGGAAGGTTCGCCGCTACGTCAAAAGGGTTTCCACTACGTCAACACGCCCAGCGGCTTCGAAATGGTGTACAATATGTTCAAGAGCTTCCTCAATGAGAAAAACCGTTCTCGG ttGTTTGTCCACGGAAGCAATCTGGAGTCACTGTACGAACACATACCGAAGAGCATGTTACCAGCAGAATACGGCGGTGACGCTGGCCCGATTCAGACGATCGTAGATAACTGGGCTAAGAAGATAATCTCCTACAAGGAGTACTTCAAGGAGGAGGATCTGTACGGTACGGAAGAAAAGAAGCGCCCGGGACGGCCGAAGAACGCGGACAATCTGTTTGGACTGGAGGGCTCGTTCCGTAAACTTGAGGTTG TGAGCAAGGTGCGTTCGGAGCTTATCACTTGTAGGAAGTGGAGATATCCCATCCGTAGTGGGTACTGGTCGTTGCGACCTAGCTGCAAGCTGTCAGTAGCGAACCACCATCGTTGGGAGCTGCAAGGccgcgtgtgtgtatgcgtgtgtgtgtttagtgGTTGTGTGACGCTGACCATGGTGAATCTACGGCCAATATCTGCGTCACTGCACGAAAAGGCAAAGCGCGAACTGAACGAAAAACCCGAACGAATCGATGAGGATCTCGCTGCACTGAGACAATGGTTGGCCCGGACACCTCACATCCGCTCGCGGATAGACGACCAATTTCTGGTGACGTTTCTGCGCGGCTGCAAGTACAGTCTCGAGCGGGCAAAGGAAAAGATCGACATGTTCtacagtgtgcgcacggcCATCCCGGAGCTGATGCGCAACCGTGACCCGGACAAGGCCCGGACGCGGGAGATTGTACGGCTCGGTGTTGGATTGCCGCTTCCCCTAACCGACGGTCCGGATGCGCCGCGTATTATGCTAATCCGACCCGGTGTCTACAATCCGAAACAGTACACGATCGAGGAGGTGATCAAAGTGAGCACCATGATCAACGACATTCTGATGCTGGAGGATGACAATATGGTGATCGCCGGTCAG GTTGGCATTCTCGATCTGGCTAACGTGACTAGTGCCCATTTCCTGCAATTCACACCGAcgtttgtgaaaaaaatgacCATGATGAGCCAGGAAGGGTCGCCATTGCGCCAGAAGGGTTTCCATTACATTAACACACCGACCGGATTCGAGACAGTTTTCAACATGTTCAAATCGTTCATGAGCGAAAAGAACCGATCTAGG CTATACGTACACGGAAGCAATCTGGACAAGCTGTACCAACACATACCGAAGCGTCTGTTACCGAAGGAGTATGGTGGTGAGAGTAGCTCGCTGCAGGAAATTACCGCCACCTGGGAGAAAAAGATCCTCTCCTATCGGGAGTATTTCCTGGAGGAGGATCAGTACGGGACGGACGAACGGAAACGCGTCGGAAAGGCTAAAACGGCCGAATCACTGTTCGGAATGGAGGGTTCTTTCCGCAAGCTGGAGGTGGATTaa
- the LOC125767065 gene encoding retinol-binding protein pinta-like, whose protein sequence is MSVKVESLTNEVFSAPVVDRKMITVRPIPECLKRKAAEELNEKESIIAEELEMLKIWIRQSGHIRGRMEEQFLLGFLRSCKHSMERVKQKLDTYYTIRSVLPEVMRNRDPLDPFLRKVIKMGVTVPLPKTVNPDDPKIILIRGDAFDGEVCDFPDILKVFTMIGDLLLRDDDQMMICGQAAIIDLGHSSSSHLFNFNLSFLRKASILNQQASPLRQKGFHFINTPKSFDIVLNIFKGLMTEKNRKRTIVSHGYSLESLHKYFPKSVLPAELGGDLGPVQQFVDDWEQKLIDNRTYLIEEESLGVDEGRRRTTNPLAEEKDLFGTAGTFRKLEFD, encoded by the exons atgaGCGTAAAGGTGGAATCACTAACGAACGAAGTGTTCTCGGCACCGGTTGTGGATAGAAAAATGATC ACCGTTCGTCCCATCCCGGAATGTCTTAAACGCAAAGCGGCGGAAGAACTgaacgaaaaggaaagcatCATAGCAGAGGAGCTGGAAATGTTAAAGATCTGGATCAGACAATCCGGACACATCCGTGGTCGGATGGAGGAACAGTTTTTGCTTGGATTTTTACGCTCCTGCAAGCACAGCATGGAACGGGTGAAGCAAAAGCTCGACACGTACTACACGATTCGATCCGTACTGCCGGAGGTAATGCGGAACCGTGATCCACTCGATCCGTTCTTGCGGAAAGTCATCAAAATGGG TGTAACGGTGCCACTACCTAAAACCGTTAACCCAGACGATCCAAAGATCATTCTTATACGAGGCGATGCGTTCGATGGAGAGGTGTGTGACTTCCCCGACATTCTAAAGGTGTTTACGATGATCGGTGACCTACTGCTGCGGGATGACGATCAGATGATGATCTGCGGCCAGGCAGCAATCATCGATCTGGGCCATTCTTCTAGCAGCCATCTGTTTAACTTCAACCTTTCGTTCCTGCGCAAAGCGTCCATCCTGAACCAGCAGGCGTCGCCCCTCCGGCAGAAGGGGTTCCACTTTATCAACACACCGAAAAGCTTCGACATCGTGCTGAACATCTTCAAGGGACTGATGACGGAAAAGAATCGTAAGCGTACG ATTGTATCGCACGGTTACAGTCTAGAGTCGCTGCACAAGTACTTCCCCAAGTCTGTACTTCCGGCAGAGCTCGGTGGAGATCTCGGACCGGTACAACAGTTTGTGGACGACTGGGAACAGAAGCTCATAGACAACCGGACGTACCTGATCGAGGAGGAATCGCTCGGTGTGGACGAAGGCCGACGAAGAACCACAAACCCACTAGCGGAAGAGAAAGATCTGTTCGGGACGGCAGGAACGTTCCGGAAGCTAGAGTTCGATTGA
- the LOC125767038 gene encoding neuropeptide FF receptor 2-like, translated as MFRIIQEVLTKLNILIIQSDESPLMDFTVYDYPREIWRLKPAWEVALKTITFIPLILFGVLGNAILCYILVQIRALRTPTNLLIVNLAVADLATLLICPVMFMFHDFYQNYVLGAIGCKMEGFLQGSLLITSVLCLCAISYDRLTAIVFPKRSRLTKRGAAVLIVTSWIGGFLLALPLSMYRAYRERQWKNYLETYCAENTTFLPSYWHVLIGALVWFPLLVMFCCYSLIFLKLDRYERRVLRKEHPISVSYKRKVAKTLFIVLIVFVLLRIPFTTLVFIRYNRYLNDNQNQIGNDFLVLWYVSHYLMYLNAALNPVIYGLTNENFRKAFRKISLSRLLCIPALASKRPSAGKGRLGGNKPGYGGKDGAHGIATIGGRLQPRAPCGTNEKMANLSSWIVCQARRDNPPTSPSKDTKISQLKMTTDGLGGDSLAPRDTTIVSDGFM; from the exons ATGTTTCGAATAATTCAGGAAGTGTTAACTAAGTTAAATATTCTAATCATACAATCCGATGAGTCCCCGTTG ATGGATTTTACCGTGTATGACTATCCGCGCGAGATCTGGCGTTTGAAACCGGCCTGGGAAGTGGCACTGAAGACGATCACCTTCATACCGCTGATACTGTTCGGTGTCCTCGGCAATGCAATTCTTTGCTACATCCTCGTGCAGATACGAGCCCTCCGTACGCCCACGAACTTGCTGATAGTGAACCTGGCCGTAGCCGATCTGGCCACACTTCTGATCTGCCCGGTGATGTTTATGTTTCACGATTTCTACCAAAACTACGTGCTCGGTGCAATCGGCTGCAAGATGGAGGGATTTCTTCAGG GCTCATTGCTTATAACTTCCGTGCTGTGTCTGTGCGCCATCAGCTACGACCGACTGACGGCCATTGTGTTTCCGAAGCGATCGCGCCTCACTAAGCGTGGTGCTGCCGTGCTCATCGTCACATCCTGGATTGGTGGCTTTCTGCTCGCGCTACCACTCAGTATGTACCGGGCATACCGGGAACGTCAGTGGAAAAACTATCTCGAGACGTACTGTGCGGAAAACACGACCTTCCTGCCGAGCTACTGGCACGTACTGATCGGTGCGCTCGTTTGGTTTCCGCTGTTGGTCATGTTTTGCTGCTACAGTCTCATCTTTTTGAAGTTGGATCGATACGAACGACGTGTCTTAAGGAAGGAACATCCCATTTCGGTGTCGTACAAACGGAAGGTGGCCAAAACACTGTTTATCGTGTTGATCGTGTTCGTGCTGTTGCGCATCCCATTTACCACGCTCGTCTTCATACGCTACAACCGGTACCTGAACGACAATCAAAACCAG ATTGGCAATGATTTCCTCGTGTTGTGGTACGTTTCACATTATCTGATGTATCTGAATGCTGCCCTTAACCCAGTGATCTACGGTTTGACGAATGAAAACTTCCGCAAAGCGTTCCGCAAAATAAGTCTCTCCCGCTTGTTGTGCATTCCGGCACTCGCTAGTAAACGCCCGTCTGCTGGGAAGGGTCGACTGGGTGGCAATAAGCCCGGATACGGTGGTAAGGATGGCGCCCATGGCATTGCCACGATCGGGGGACGATTGCAACCGAGAGCTCCCTGTGGTACGAACGAAAAGATGGCGAACCTGTCCAGTTGGATCGTGTGTCAGGCACGGCGTGACAATCCACCGACCAGCCCATCGAAGGACACGAAGATTTCACAGCTCAAGATGACGACGGATGGGTTGGGTGGCGATTCACTGGCGCCTCGCGATACGACGATCGTTTCGGATGGATTTATGTGA